The genomic DNA AATACTGCACTGATACTGTACCATCGGAGGATCTGGTGCACACTGGCGTTACTGATGACTGTAATGACATATTGAGGCTCACGCATTGCTTGACGCCTTCATTTACAGAGGGAGAGTTGGAATTCAATTCAAAGCCTTGATTATGTAAGGAGGAGCCATGGAGAGATGTTTCCACGTTTGGGTACTCGTACTTAGTAGGGTTGATGTTGACTGAAGAAGGGATACTGGTATCACTTGGGTAGGACTGACTGTGTCTGCATCTCTCCTCCAGTTTTCGGCTGCTGTCTTGGAAGTAGTACTTGGTGGGCTCTTCGCCGGCCGCTGCTTTGTCTGATCCATGCCTATTGATGCTGATGGAGACAGAATTGCTGAGATAGGACTGAGAGTAGCCGCTGAAGGCGCGGCTCTGCGGCGGCGATGCGCATGGACTCGAAGTCCACGGGAGCGAGCACACCTCCCGGCGGGTGTAAGAGAGTGCGGGTGACAGACTCGCCAGTTGAGCCGCATTCGGACGCAGGTTGGGAAAGTAGAAAGGCTCCGGGCTGGCAAAATTTAACAGGGAGCCGACATAGCCTGAATTTAGCAGATTGTGCTCGCACATTTCCGAGAAGCGCGATCAGATCTTCTCTGTCTCCTATTTAGCTTCCAGACAGAGATAAATGAAAGGCGCTCGGCGATTGGCTCCTGGAGGGTCACAAGACAAGCGGAAGCAGCTTTTTCTGGCACCGCCTACGTCCCAATACAACTCGCAACTGAAATAGCCAAGTCCATGTCCATGTGTACTTGCCGGCTGTGAGGGCGACGCCGCTCGCTGAAGGCAACGGGGTGCAAATGTAGTTCAGAAAAACACTTTAACGCGATCATTCTGACATAAAAACACATATACATTtcacagaataaatgctattctGGTTACATTCTATATTTGATATACACATATTGCATTTGGTTTAAAACCGAAATAATCCCACTTTCTCGAAAGTAATGCAATTTGGCCATTAAAGAAAATAGCATTAAAGAACATTGAAGATATGATGCATTCCTAGAGATAATATATTATTCTACAATATTATACAATAGCGATATCTATTTAACTTTTAACATTACAACCGAAAATTTCTGGACAATTTATATTTGACACGATTCTTTTATTCGTGTGTTAGTGAGTATTTTTTGGACCGTCCAAATCCCATGATGACCGCATCTAAGTGTAAATCTTGCATACtacatattttgttttgtttccgtGTGCTCGCAAAAGGACGAATAAACGAAGACTAGGTTCAAAAGTCAGACACGTGAACGACAATCTAAATCTTCTAACGCGATTAGAAAATAAATTCCGTGCCGAATTTAGGGATGAGTTCAAGAAAACTAATACGccagtttttttaaaataaaactgaatacAATGTGCAAAATCTGGTTTGGGGATTTAGCAAGAATATACACGTTAATcatgaaattaaacaaaactctaCATCACCGTTGTTTTTGCCGGAAGTCGATCCCTCAACCCCAGCGTTAAATGCAACATATTAAgtaatttgatttttaaaaatcaaccAATTTATTAGGTTAAAGTTTACAATGTATTTGCAGGGGGAAGGTAAAATGGCTCTGCTCCCAGTGTGTCCACATTTAAGCAGAAAGGGAGAGTGCAGTTTTCCTGCGCCTAATATTTACGACTGGGTTTAAATTACGGATCTTAAATTCCATTAGAATTTTGTGTTTACAATGCGTGTATTTAAATAGAATACAGTATATTGAATTTAATCTCTCTTTAATTTGAAGGTTTTTAgtagagaaaaaaaacacaaatgtgtCTGAAGATTGGTATCGGTAAAATCGAGCACCGTAAACTTTATTTTAAATCTAAACGAAAGCAAATGGTGCAATATGTCTGCTGTTGCAAATCCCAATGAGTTTGCCGACACTGGCATCAAAATACATGTGTCTTgctggttttgtttttttaatttcaaatgtaGCTGATTTTTTTTACAACATCATGCGATGCATCAAAACTCTATATGATTCTATATAATATTATCATGTCACTTTTTCATTTACTAACAATAATGCAAACGTAACAACAGTAATCCAAAGGCGCATATGGTTATCGACACATACAATTTATTCTGTCGAATATGAGAACAAGATAATCCAAACTCACTCCTGGTTTCTAAAGTAACACAACTAACGTCTATTGCAGAAACATAATAGTCAGTTTTTGTTTCTACTATCCATGATCGCAAGTCTATAATTTAACAACGTGTTTTACTCTTTAAGATGAATACTTACCTGCAACTTGACAAAAAATGATTCTTCTCAGCTAAAATCAGGAGCAGTAAAATCAAAGCAGACACCGCCACCACATCCTCACCGGAAGGAAAAACGACTGTTTGTCCCTTGTCATTTTATGGTCTCACCATTCCCTACAGAAGTCCAGAAAAGATTTACTTTAGTAAGACGTCAAAATCTAAAAGGAATTACAAACAAAGGCGCTTGACCGAAGCCGGATCTCTACCGAACCTTCGAAAATCTTCAAATTACCCGAAAATTAAACTGTGGCTCAGTTCAAGGTCAATGTCGAACGGAATCAAATCGCTGTTTTGTTTATTGAGAATATACTTACAATGTTTAAGATCAATATGTGTTTTGCCATTTTGTTTGGTAGCTGGTGTCAGGTTGCACACAATGAAATTTTCATTTGATTTAATGTAACCAAGGAATGCAACTTGGGTCACGAATTCTCACTTTGCACTCTCTTCTACAAAAGCTGCTTTATTGTTAATGACGTTTCTCAAACCGCTTGCACGATCCCGGTTAACCTTTACGTTCTGTTTATTAGATGCTATCGCTACGCGTTGAAAAATACTGAAGAATCACAGAACGGGGACATTTCTATGTTTTACATTTCACAGCAACTATCGGTGCAGAAACTAAGGCAGGTTTACTTACAACATAACGCCATGGCCGGGATGTGCTTTGTTTTCCGGGCATCAGGGTCATGGCACAAAATTGACCTAGATATAGAAATACCACATTATGCATAACTTCGTGAAACGCGCTAAATTTAAATTATGTGAAATATTAGACCTCGGTTATTAACACATTGCGCTCCGCCTTCGAAAATCTCACTGATATTAGTTTATTCAAAAACTTATTTTGTCGTGTCTATCTTGAAAACAAACCCGTTGCCTTCTGCATTGCACATCATTAAGAGCATGGAAGTAAAACTGAATAGTTGGCCCAATTCTCACAATGGTCTGCAACATTAAAGTTCGACCGACCGGCCGACCATCTTGAAGCCCGCGCTTCGGTTGCAACAACTGTGCTGCCCCATGTTTTACAGCGGTTTAGCCAGCAGATGGCGAACTAGTTCTGTGATCAGGTCAGACTTTATTATTCATGATGCTAAATAAAGTCAAGGTCAAAGACTATAACCATCGTCAAGGTCAATGGTAAATAGAAATCTGACGTCAGAGAGCCGAGCAACCCCCCTcccaaaattatattttaatgtcTCAAAGTTTCAAAAAAAGAGGGTGTAAAGTCAACGTATGCGGACAACCAAAGATGACGGAGTTTTAATTTAACACGAGAAAGCATGAATCTTTTAAATTTGTTCTTACGGTTGACCAACAATACTTATCACAATGCCACAGGAATATGGTTTGCAATTGTTAGCAGCTGGTAAATAAAGATGGCTGGGTCAACAGCATTATCACCTACTAAGTTCGTGCTCATATAAAAGCAATGAATCTCACTTAATTCTAAATTTCATCACGTAATATGTCTATTTTCAAAACTAGGAACTCATGTAtcgcccccctccccacttccgTGCCACTATATTATGCTCCCCTTATTTTCCCCTTCAAGGGGCGCGGGCATACCCTGGCAATGTTTTGGCTGCTTTCAACACGTAATTCATATCATCATGTTTTTGTATTATTTATGCAGGGCAGCTAACAGCAATTGTACAATACATATTTTCCTTGCccttttggagggggggggggagataatttTCTTTCCAAATGCTTCAGTATAAATTCTGGAGAAATTAAATTAGCTGGATGGTGTCGACATTTAATTACAAATAATAAACGGGGGGGGAATATCATTGCGAATATTTTGGAAAGGTTTATTGTAATTGCTTCTGATATCCACATGCCATTTCAATTTATTCACCCACCAAAAACATTTGTGGCGATCTTTACACAATGTTGGATGGCTGATGTGAAATTAATGTTACTTTGTTTTGAATTAATCGGCAAATGCGAAAATGAGGTGGTGCAATTGATTAAGATATTTTAAGATCTCATTGGATTTCATTCGAGTGCACATACAATTACTATTTTGAAATTTACTCGTCATGTTTTGCTATTGCTGTCTAATTCTCTTATTTGTTATTTTCTTAAAGCTCAGCAACCTGGATCTACTGCATATTTCTAGAAGCTCACATTATGTTTACATAAATACCCAGGAAGCAAATATTGGATAGGCTGAAGTgtctatttaaaaaacaaaactattTCAACAGCAACAGTTCTAATTCCTTTAAATTTATGAATGCAACAATATGTATTTATTCAATTTTTATTTGAATGGCGTCGAAAAAAGCGCAACATTGCGGTGAATTCTGAAACGTACATCAGAGCATTGTACAGTCTAATATGACACACGTTGATGTGGTTAGAAAAAACGAATTAATTTACATGAAATATAAAACTTGGAGACAGTTGAAGTgcgatttgttttaattttttttacataCCATAGATAAATCCATGTAAGAAAACTACCAAGGTCAATTTTAATTCGTCCCGTTAAAGGACGGAGGGAAATATGAACAAGGCTTATTTGAAAAATATACATAAACTACAGGAATGATTTTCACTATTTACTCATATAGTCATCGCGATTACAATAAAGAAGTAATTTAAGTACACAGCGTAACAAGTTATTAATTAGAAAACAGCTGAACATGGTTCATTTAAAGACTCCGCATTCAAAACGTCAATGGAGCGTTCAAATATATTAGCTTTTGTTTTGAAAATAACAGTTCAAAGAACAAAATATTCAAAAGGCAGAACAAAGTATTTCATATTTTAATTAATAACATATAGATACATTAAGACGTTTAAACTGGACAAATATTTCACTTGAAAC from Leucoraja erinacea ecotype New England chromosome 7, Leri_hhj_1, whole genome shotgun sequence includes the following:
- the hoxd12a gene encoding homeobox protein Hox-D12a — translated: MCEHNLLNSGYVGSLLNFASPEPFYFPNLRPNAAQLASLSPALSYTRREVCSLPWTSSPCASPPQSRAFSGYSQSYLSNSVSISINRHGSDKAAAGEEPTKYYFQDSSRKLEERCRHSQSYPSDTSIPSSVNINPTKYEYPNVETSLHGSSLHNQGFELNSNSPSVNEGVKQCVSLNMSLQSSVTPVCTRSSDGLSWCPTQVRSRRKRKPYTKQQIAELENEFLANEFINRQKRKELSDRLNLSDQQVKIWFQNRRMKKKRLVMREQTLSLF